One segment of Ipomoea triloba cultivar NCNSP0323 chromosome 12, ASM357664v1 DNA contains the following:
- the LOC116000004 gene encoding uncharacterized protein LOC116000004 has protein sequence MFGNDQNSPITEICFGVAKRSANNSTNHIGCKDEHLHISGNGLEQHLGVEILDGAVVGGGGDVEEILDSGHHLLLRLHHLLEFQQLHRLQILLLQPLVVLRHAVHPHPLNPLVRLRVLHRRSPPGFHVQMDGAVLRRPPAVHLAC, from the exons ATGTTTGGAAATGACCAAAATAGCCCCATAACAGAAATATGCTTTGGAGTAGCTAAGAG GAGCGCTAATAATTCAACTAACCATATCGGGTGCAAAGACGAGCATCTCCATATCTCTGGAAATGGGCTTGAGCAGCACCTCGGCGTCGAAATTCTTGACGGTGCCGTGGTGGGTGGTGGCGGCGATGTGGAGGAAATACTTGACTCCGGCCACCACCTGCTTCTCCGCCTTCACCACCTCCTTGAATTTCAGCAACTCCACCGCCTCCAGATTCTTCTGCTTCAGCCCCTTGTTGTACTCCGCCACGCAGTACATCCCCATCCCTTGAATCCGCTTGTTCGTCTTCGCGTCCTTCACCGCCGTTCTCCCCCCGGATTTCACGTCCAGATGGACGGCGCCGTCCTGCGTCGACCCCCCGCCGTTCACTTGGCCTGTTGA
- the LOC115998780 gene encoding cysteine proteinase inhibitor B-like: MAKIGGFNLILVAMAVAIISGVQVGAQLGGAVGGKIPIDDVKTNKEVQDLGRYCVTEYNKGLKMKRNPAISAKMLSFSEVIKAEKQVVAGVKYYLRVKAADSSAAVKTFDAEVFVAPGESSKELVTFAPSTLMRRKF; encoded by the coding sequence ATGGCGAAAATTGGAGGATTCAACCTTATCCTGGTAGCCATGGCCGTGGCCATTATCTCCGGCGTTCAGGTGGGTGCTCAGCTCGGAGGCGCCGTCGGCGGGAAGATTCCGATCGATGACGTGAAGACCAATAAGGAGGTTCAAGATTTGGGGAGGTATTGCGTGACGGAGTACAATAAGGGGTTGAAGATGAAGAGGAATCCGGCGATTTCGGCGAAGATGTTGAGCTTCTCGGAGGTGATTAAGGCGGAGAAGCAGGTGGTGGCCGGAGTTAAATATTACCTCCGGGTCAAGGCCGCCGACTCTTCCGCCGCCGTCAAGACTTTTGACGCCGAGGTGTTTGTCGCCCCTGGAGAATCGTCTAAGGAGCTCGTCACCTTTGCGCCTTCCACTCTCATGCGCCGCAAGTTCTAA
- the LOC115998303 gene encoding cysteine proteinase inhibitor B-like, whose product MAKLAGLLNLLLVVSVVVGLAGYAAAQAEGLGPAASGGRIEENDVKNNIEVQQLGRYCVIEYNKSLQVRKHPENGPKRLSFSEVIKAEKQVVAGLKYYLTIKAAGSDGQIKTFDAELVINPPESFKKMLAFAPTTQN is encoded by the exons atggcCAAACTTGCAGGACTACTCAACCTTCTCCTCGTGGTTTCCGTGGTTGTAGGGTTGGCAGGCTACGCCGCCGCGCAGGCGGAGGGGTTGGGACCGGCGGCCTCAGGCGGGAGAATAGAGGAGAATGACGTGAAGAACAACATTGAGGTTCAACAGCTGGGGAG GTACTGCGTAATAGAGTACAATAAGTCCCTGCAAGTGAGGAAGCATCCTGAGAACGGTCCCAAGAGGCTGAGCTTCTCGGAGGTGATCAAGGCGGAGAAGCAGGTGGTGGCCGGATTGAAGTACTACCTCACCATCAAGGCCGCCGGCTCCGACGGCCAGATCAAGACCTTCGACGCCGAGTTGGTGATCAATCCGCCTGAATCTTTTAAGAAGATGCTCGCCTTTGCACCAACCACACAAAATtga
- the LOC115998047 gene encoding cysteine proteinase inhibitor 2-like, with protein sequence MAKVAGLLNLLLVVSLVLALAGYAAAQAEGPAAAAASGGAASGGKEEVSDVKNNAVVQNLGRKSVMEFNKHLHVKRNPENEAKRLVFTEVIKAEKQVVSGVKYYLTINVTTSDGQTKTFESEMWVKPDETHEMLAFAPAAAPAAAA encoded by the coding sequence atggcGAAAGTTGCAGGACTACTGAACCTTCTCCTCGTGGTTTCCTTGGTTCTAGCCTTGGCAGGCTACGCCGCCGCGCAGGCGGAGGGACCGGCGGCTGCGGCGGCCTCCGGCGGGGCGGCGTCAGGCGGGAAAGAAGAGGTGAGCGACGTGAAGAACAACGCGGTGGTTCAAAATCTGGGGAGGAAATCCGTAATGGAGTTCAACAAGCACTTACACGTAAAGAGGAATCCGGAGAACGAAGCGAAGAGGCTGGTGTTCACGGAGGTGATAAAGGCGGAGAAGCAGGTGGTGTCGGGAGTGAAGTACTACCTCACCATCAATGTCACAACCTCCGATGGTCAGACCAAGACGTTCGAGTCCGAGATGTGGGTCAAGCCCGATGAGACTCATGAGATGCTCGCCTTTGCACCCGCTGCCGCACCCGCCGCCGCCGCataa
- the LOC115998098 gene encoding cysteine proteinase inhibitor B-like, with protein sequence MAKVAGLLNLLLVVSVALALAGYAAAQAEGPPAASGGAASGGKEEVSDVKSNVEVQNLGRKSVMEFNKRLKVKENPENGAKRLIFTEVIKAEKQVVAGVKYYLTIKATTSDGQTKTYDAEMWVKPNETVHEMLAFAPAAA encoded by the coding sequence atggcGAAAGTTGCAGGACTACTGAACCTTCTCCTTGTGGTTTCCGTGGCTCTAGCCTTGGCAGGCTACGCCGCCGCGCAGGCGGAGGGACCGCCGGCGGCCTCCGGCGGGGCGGCCTCAGGCGGGAAAGAAGAGGTGAGTGACGTGAAGAGCAACGTGGAGGTTCAAAATCTGGGGAGGAAAAGCGTGATGGAGTTCAACAAGCGCCTGAAAGTGAAGGAGAATCCTGAGAACGGTGCCAAGAGGCTGATCTTCACGGAGGTGATCAAGGCGGAGAAGCAGGTGGTGGCCGGAGTTAAGTACTACCTCACCATCAAGGCCACCACCTCCGACGGCCAGACCAAGACGTACGACGCCGAGATGTGGGTTAAGCCCAATGAGACTGTTCATGAGATGCTCGCCTTTGCACCCGCCGCCGCATAA
- the LOC115998051 gene encoding cysteine proteinase inhibitor B-like, producing MAKVAGLFNLLLVVSMVLVLAGYAAAQEGGAVPLSGGKTEVSDVKSNVEVQNLGRKSVMEYNKRLKVKENPENGAKRLIFTEVIKAEKQVVAGVKYYLTIKATTSDGTAKTYDAEMWVKPNETVHEMLAFAPAAA from the coding sequence atggcGAAAGTTGCAGGACTATTTAACCTTCTCCTTGTGGTTTCCATGGTTCTAGTCTTGGCAGGCTACGCCGCGGCGCAAGAGGGGGGCGCGGTACCGCTCTCAGGCGGGAAAACAGAAGTGAGTGACGTGAAGAGCAACGTGGAGGTTCAAAATCTGGGGAGGAAAAGCGTGATGGAGTACAACAAGCGCCTGAAAGTGAAGGAGAATCCTGAGAACGGTGCCAAGAGGCTGATCTTCACGGAGGTGATCAAGGCGGAGAAGCAGGTGGTGGCCGGAGTTAAGTACTACCTCACCATCAAGGCCACCACCTCCGACGGCACGGCCAAGACGTACGACGCCGAGATGTGGGTGAAGCCCAATGAGACTGTTCATGAGATGCTCGCCTTTGCACCCGCCGCCGCATAA
- the LOC115998475 gene encoding cysteine proteinase inhibitor B-like, translating to MAKVAGLLNLLVVVSAVLFLAGYCAAQEAAASGGKTEVSDVKSNAEVQNLGRKAVMEFNKRLNVKVNPENNAKRLVFTEVIKAEKQVVAGEKYFLTIKATSEDGQTKTYESEMWVKPGDETVHEMLNFAPAAAA from the coding sequence ATGGCGAAAGTTGCAGGACTATTGAACCTTCTTGTTGTGGTTTCCGCGGTTCTATTCTTGGCAGGCTACTGTGCGGCGCAAGAGGCGGCGGCGTCAGGGGGGAAAACAGAGGTGAGTGACGTGAAGAGCAACGCGGAGGTTCAAAATCTGGGGAGGAAAGCCGTAATGGAGTTCAACAAGCGGCTGAATGTGAAGGTGAATCCTGAGAACAATGCGAAGAGGCTGGTGTTCACGGAGGTGATCAAGGCAGAGAAGCAGGTGGTGGCCGGAGAGAAGTACTTCCTCACCATCAAGGCCACCTCCGAAGATGGCCAGACCAAGACGTACGAATCCGAGATGTGGGTCAAGCCCGGTGATGAGACTGTTCATGAGATGCTCAACTTTGCACCCGCCGCCGCCgcataa
- the LOC115998478 gene encoding cysteine proteinase inhibitor B-like has protein sequence MAKVAGLLNLLLVVSLVLAFAGYAAAQEAASGGKTEVSDVKSNAEVQNLGRKAVMEFNKRLNVKVNPENNAKRLVFTEVIKAEKQVVAGEKYFLTIKATSEDGQTKTYESEMWVKPGDETVHEMLNFAPAAAA, from the coding sequence atggcGAAAGTTGCAGGACTACTGAACCTTCTCCTTGTGGTTTCCTTGGTTCTAGCCTTCGCAGGCTACGCCGCCGCGCAAGAGGCGGCGTCAGGGGGGAAAACAGAAGTGAGTGACGTGAAGAGCAACGCGGAGGTTCAAAATCTGGGGAGGAAAGCCGTAATGGAGTTCAACAAGCGCCTGAACGTGAAGGTGAATCCTGAGAACAATGCGAAGAGGCTGGTGTTCACGGAGGTGATCAAGGCGGAGAAGCAGGTGGTGGCCGGAGAGAAGTACTTCCTCACCATCAAGGCCACCTCCGAAGACGGCCAGACCAAGACGTACGAGTCCGAGATGTGGGTCAAGCCCGGTGATGAGACTGTTCATGAGATGCTCAACTTTGCACCGGCCGCCGCTgcataa
- the LOC115998477 gene encoding cysteine proteinase inhibitor B-like: MAKVAGLLNLLLVVSLVLAFAGYAAAQEAASGGKTEVSDVKSNAEVQNLGRKAVMEYNKRLNVKVNPENNAKRLVFTEVIKAEKQVVAGEKYFLTIKATSEDGQTKTYESEMWVKPGDDTVHEMLNFAPAAAA, encoded by the coding sequence atggcGAAAGTTGCAGGACTACTGAACCTTCTCCTTGTGGTTTCCTTGGTTCTAGCCTTCGCAGGCTACGCCGCCGCGCAAGAGGCGGCGTCAGGGGGGAAAACAGAAGTGAGTGACGTGAAGAGCAACGCGGAGGTTCAAAATCTGGGGAGGAAAGCCGTAATGGAATACAACAAGCGCCTGAACGTGAAGGTGAATCCTGAGAACAATGCGAAGAGGCTGGTTTTCACGGAGGTGATCAAGGCAGAGAAGCAGGTGGTGGCCGGAGAGAAGTACTTCCTCACCATCAAGGCCACCTCCGAAGACGGCCAGACCAAGACCTACGAGTCCGAGATGTGGGTCAAGCCCGGTGATGATACTGTTCATGAGATGCTCAACTTTGCACCCGCCGCCGCCgcataa
- the LOC115998476 gene encoding cysteine proteinase inhibitor B-like: MAKVAGLIKLLLVVSVVLGLAGYGAAQEAAASGGKTEVSDVKSNAEVQNLGRKAVMEYNKRLNVKVNPENNAKRLVFTEVIKAEKQVVAGEKYFLTIKATSEDGQTKTYESEMWVKPGDDTVHEMLNFAPAAAA, encoded by the coding sequence atggcGAAAGTTGCAGGACTAATCAAGCTTCTCCTTGTGGTTTCCGTTGTTCTAGGGTTGGCAGGCTACGGCGCGGCGCAAGAGGCGGCGGCGTCAGGGGGGAAAACAGAGGTGAGTGACGTGAAGAGCAACGCGGAGGTTCAAAATCTGGGGAGGAAAGCCGTAATGGAATACAACAAGCGCCTGAACGTGAAGGTGAATCCTGAGAACAATGCGAAGAGGCTGGTTTTCACGGAGGTGATCAAGGCAGAGAAGCAGGTGGTGGCCGGAGAGAAGTACTTCCTCACCATCAAGGCCACCTCCGAAGACGGCCAGACCAAGACCTACGAGTCCGAGATGTGGGTCAAGCCCGGTGATGATACTGTTCATGAGATGCTCAACTTTGCACCCGCCGCCGCCgcataa
- the LOC115998479 gene encoding cysteine proteinase inhibitor B-like, with protein sequence MAKVAGLLNLLLVVSVALFFAGYGAAQEASGGKTEVSDVKTNAEVQNLGRKAVMEFNKRLNVKVNPENNAKRLVFTEVIKAEKQVVAGEKYFLTIKATSEDGQTKTYESEMWVKPGDETVHEMLNFAPAAAA encoded by the coding sequence ATGGCGAAAGTTGCAGGACTACTGAACCTTCTCCTTGTGGTTTCCGTCGCTCTATTCTTCGCAGGCTACGGCGCGGCGCAAGAGGCCTCAGGGGGGAAAACAGAGGTGAGTGACGTGAAGACCAATGCGGAGGTTCAAAATCTGGGGAGGAAAGCCGTAATGGAGTTCAACAAGCGCCTGAACGTGAAGGTGAATCCTGAGAACAATGCGAAGAGGCTGGTTTTCACGGAGGTGATCAAGGCGGAGAAGCAGGTGGTGGCCGGAGAGAAGTACTTCCTCACCATCAAGGCCACCTCCGAAGACGGCCAGACCAAGACCTACGAGTCCGAGATGTGGGTCAAGCCCGGTGATGAGACTGTTCATGAGATGCTCAACTTTGCACCCGCCGCCGCCGCATAA